One genomic region from Anabaena sp. PCC 7108 encodes:
- a CDS encoding ATP-binding protein, whose translation MVSDNEAKSPNQVDASPTKNFFVEMLTRDIDLEDSILDLLDNCIDGIQRIIKDRPSSDKPYQNFWAKITFSSEGFKIEDNCGGIPTEAQQYAFRMGRPTDIINGNTYTIGTYGIGMKRAIFKMGCSSTITSQTENDSFKVTIAPEWLISDSWELPIEKIEPFLAENGTAIEVTHIRPGIITQFSSPQSTLLDSLAGKISHHYSYIMNKGFTVFVNGKKVPLISLNLLWDGVEKINSQNNVAIAPYLYEAQKDGVEIKLAIGFYRAIASEDEVNEETEGIRRSSNTAGWTIICNDRVVLYCDKTRLTGWGEPTVPSYHPQFIAISGVVHFRSKDARNLPITTTKRGIDASSEIYLYVKDFMREGLRIFTSYTNKWKKNIPQEREISSNAKTADLNMIFETIPEEAWKPVKRRTSESKSFSTQRTFTPNLPVPETQNTGTRRKNISFSRPSKEIEIVAEYLFEDSEREASEVGNECFERILGEAK comes from the coding sequence ATGGTTTCAGATAATGAGGCAAAGTCACCAAATCAAGTAGATGCATCACCTACCAAAAACTTTTTTGTAGAGATGCTTACTCGTGATATTGATCTAGAAGATTCAATTCTTGATCTTCTAGATAATTGTATTGATGGAATACAACGCATTATTAAAGATCGTCCAAGTTCAGATAAGCCATATCAAAATTTTTGGGCAAAAATAACATTTTCAAGTGAAGGATTTAAAATTGAGGATAACTGTGGAGGTATTCCTACAGAAGCTCAACAGTATGCTTTTAGAATGGGAAGACCTACAGACATCATTAATGGTAACACTTACACTATTGGTACTTATGGTATTGGTATGAAAAGAGCTATCTTCAAGATGGGTTGCTCTAGTACAATAACATCTCAAACTGAAAATGATTCCTTCAAAGTAACAATTGCTCCCGAATGGCTAATCTCTGATAGTTGGGAATTACCCATCGAAAAAATAGAACCTTTTCTAGCTGAAAATGGTACGGCAATTGAAGTAACACATATACGTCCTGGGATTATCACACAATTTTCATCCCCGCAATCAACTCTTCTTGACTCCCTTGCAGGAAAAATTTCCCATCACTATAGCTATATTATGAACAAAGGCTTCACTGTTTTTGTAAATGGAAAAAAAGTACCTCTAATATCTCTAAATCTTCTTTGGGATGGTGTTGAGAAAATAAATAGTCAAAATAATGTTGCCATTGCTCCATATCTTTATGAAGCTCAGAAAGATGGAGTGGAAATCAAGCTGGCAATCGGTTTTTATAGAGCAATAGCTAGTGAAGATGAAGTAAATGAGGAAACAGAAGGAATCAGACGAAGTAGTAATACAGCAGGTTGGACTATCATTTGTAATGATCGAGTAGTATTGTATTGTGACAAAACACGTTTGACTGGCTGGGGTGAACCAACAGTTCCTAGTTATCACCCTCAATTTATTGCTATTTCAGGTGTGGTACATTTTCGTAGTAAAGATGCAAGAAATCTTCCTATTACAACTACAAAAAGAGGTATAGATGCATCTTCTGAAATATATTTATATGTGAAGGATTTCATGCGGGAAGGACTGAGAATTTTTACTTCATATACTAACAAGTGGAAGAAAAATATTCCTCAAGAAAGAGAAATATCAAGTAACGCTAAGACTGCTGATTTAAATATGATATTCGAGACAATACCTGAAGAGGCTTGGAAACCAGTAAAAAGAAGAACTAGCGAGAGTAAATCCTTTTCTACTCAAAGAACTTTTACTCCTAACCTACCCGTTCCTGAAACTCAAAATACTGGAACTAGAAGAAAGAATATAAGCTTTTCAAGACCTTCAAAAGAAATTGAGATAGTTGCTGAATATTTATTTGAAGACTCTGAACGTGAAGCATCAGAAGTTGGTAATGAGTGCTTTGAAAGAATTTTGGGAGAAGCAAAATAA
- a CDS encoding O-methyltransferase translates to MSGASIPYHLRQNKAIDRYAFMELLSKIDKFCNICEYSYIGFGGHSLEDFKYIHSYFGISKMISIEEDEEVYKRQQFNQPHNCINCFRKTSSDFINDFQRTDGTIIWLDYTKPSDLRKQIEEFQTIINKLIPLDVIKITLNAHAASYLQAPPGAKSDEIQKSRLEELRRRLGDIFPFAEVTTDMMTQKRLPEALCLVLKFAANLATQGIPDVYFQPITSFSYSDGQEMLTVTGIILEQEQETNFFDRTHIKEWGLSNTNWGKPQKINVPNLTVKERLYIDALLPNSDADIIQSKLGFSFDKNDKNSLEMLNTYVLFYRQSPFFSRILI, encoded by the coding sequence ATGAGTGGTGCATCTATTCCCTATCACCTACGACAGAATAAAGCAATTGACAGATATGCCTTCATGGAACTTCTCTCAAAAATTGACAAGTTCTGTAATATTTGTGAGTATAGTTATATAGGTTTCGGTGGTCATTCATTGGAAGATTTTAAGTATATCCACTCTTATTTTGGAATTTCCAAGATGATTTCAATAGAAGAGGATGAAGAGGTATATAAGCGACAGCAATTTAACCAGCCTCATAATTGTATTAACTGTTTTAGGAAAACTAGCAGTGATTTTATCAATGATTTTCAAAGAACTGATGGAACTATTATTTGGTTAGATTATACAAAACCATCCGATTTAAGGAAGCAAATCGAAGAATTTCAAACTATCATTAATAAACTTATTCCATTGGATGTTATAAAAATCACATTAAATGCCCATGCTGCTTCCTATCTACAAGCACCGCCAGGAGCTAAATCAGATGAAATACAAAAATCAAGATTAGAAGAGTTAAGGAGAAGATTAGGAGATATTTTCCCCTTTGCTGAAGTTACTACAGATATGATGACACAAAAGAGGTTGCCAGAAGCATTATGTCTAGTTCTAAAATTTGCTGCTAATCTAGCAACTCAGGGTATACCTGATGTTTATTTTCAACCCATAACCTCCTTCTCATATTCTGACGGACAAGAAATGTTAACTGTCACAGGCATTATTTTAGAGCAGGAACAAGAAACTAATTTTTTTGATAGAACTCATATAAAAGAATGGGGACTTAGTAACACTAATTGGGGAAAACCACAAAAGATAAATGTACCTAATCTAACGGTTAAGGAACGGTTATATATTGACGCTCTTCTACCTAATTCAGACGCAGATATAATTCAAAGTAAATTAGGATTTTCATTTGATAAAAATGATAAAAATTCACTCGAAATGTTGAATACTTATGTTCTTTTTTATCGCCAATCTCCATTTTTCTCAAGAATCCTTATTTGA
- a CDS encoding DUF4258 domain-containing protein — MYCQNINFSRHAIQQMFYRRISKKEVETVIAYGQIIEENTDDTPYPSYLILDFVEGKPIHVVFSYDEVTDTGYVVTAYIPDVNIWLDGFTTRRQR; from the coding sequence ATGTATTGTCAAAATATCAACTTCTCCCGCCATGCTATCCAGCAAATGTTTTATCGTCGCATCAGTAAAAAAGAAGTAGAAACTGTAATAGCTTATGGACAAATAATAGAAGAAAATACTGATGATACACCATATCCCAGTTATTTAATATTAGATTTTGTAGAAGGTAAACCGATTCATGTTGTATTTTCCTACGATGAAGTTACAGATACAGGATATGTAGTAACAGCTTATATCCCTGATGTTAATATTTGGTTAGATGGTTTTACAACTAGGAGACAAAGATAA
- a CDS encoding type II toxin-antitoxin system MqsA family antitoxin yields MKCVICKHGQTKPGLVTVTLERDECIIVLKKVPAEICDNCGEYYLSDTVTEQVLEKAELAITKGAELEIIRYAA; encoded by the coding sequence ATGAAATGCGTAATTTGTAAACATGGACAAACCAAACCCGGTTTAGTCACCGTCACCTTAGAAAGAGATGAATGTATTATTGTCTTAAAAAAAGTTCCCGCAGAAATTTGTGATAACTGTGGTGAATATTATTTAAGTGATACAGTTACCGAACAGGTTTTAGAAAAAGCAGAATTAGCAATTACTAAAGGAGCAGAATTAGAAATCATTAGATATGCAGCTTAA
- a CDS encoding NAD(P)H-quinone oxidoreductase subunit 4, with the protein MNIANFPWLTTIILFPIAASLLLPIIPDKDGKTVRWYSLIVGLIDFALIVYAFCTGYDFSNPDLQLVESYPWVPQLGLNWSVGADGLSMPLILLTGFITTLAVLAAWPVTFKPKLFFFLILAMYGGQIAVFAVQDMLLFFLVWELELVPIYFLLSIWGGKKRQYAATKFILYTAGGSLFILLSSLTMGFYGDTVTFDMRSLALKDFGLNLQLLLYAGFLIAYAVKLPIIPLHTWLPDAHGEATAPVHMLLAGILLKMGGYALIRMNAQMLPDAHAYVAPVLVILGVVNIIYAALTSFAQRNLKRKIAYSSISHMGFVLIGIASFTDLGLSGAVLQMVSHGLIGASLFFLVGATYDRTHTLMLDEMGGVGKRMRKIFAMFTTCSMASLALPGMSGFVAELMVFVGFATSDAYNPTFKVIVIFLMAVGVILTPIYLLSMLREIFYGQENEELVSHQALIDAEPREVFIIACLLIPIIGIGFYPKLLTQMYDATTVQLTARLRDSVPTLTAEKAVGTVSLSAPIIGN; encoded by the coding sequence ATGAATATAGCTAATTTCCCGTGGTTGACGACGATTATTTTATTTCCCATAGCCGCGTCGCTACTGCTTCCCATCATCCCAGATAAAGACGGCAAAACAGTGCGCTGGTATTCCCTGATTGTCGGGTTGATAGATTTTGCGCTGATTGTTTACGCTTTTTGTACTGGTTATGATTTCTCCAATCCCGATTTGCAACTGGTGGAGAGTTACCCCTGGGTTCCCCAATTGGGTTTAAATTGGTCAGTGGGCGCTGATGGCTTGTCTATGCCCCTGATTTTGCTAACTGGGTTCATTACTACCTTGGCGGTTTTAGCAGCTTGGCCTGTCACCTTCAAGCCGAAATTATTTTTCTTCTTGATTTTGGCGATGTATGGCGGCCAAATTGCTGTGTTCGCTGTCCAGGATATGCTGTTATTCTTCCTGGTGTGGGAATTGGAACTAGTGCCAATTTACTTCCTGTTGTCGATTTGGGGCGGTAAAAAACGCCAATATGCAGCGACCAAGTTTATTTTATACACTGCTGGCGGTTCGCTGTTTATTTTGCTGTCTTCCTTGACGATGGGATTTTATGGCGATACAGTTACCTTTGATATGCGATCGCTCGCATTGAAAGATTTTGGACTCAATTTACAACTTTTACTGTACGCTGGCTTCCTCATTGCCTACGCTGTGAAGTTGCCCATCATTCCTTTGCATACCTGGCTACCAGATGCCCACGGTGAAGCTACAGCGCCCGTGCATATGTTACTAGCAGGTATTTTGCTGAAAATGGGTGGTTATGCCCTAATTCGCATGAATGCCCAAATGCTACCCGATGCCCATGCTTATGTTGCTCCAGTGTTGGTGATTTTGGGGGTAGTAAATATCATCTATGCTGCTTTAACATCCTTTGCCCAGAGGAACTTAAAACGGAAAATTGCCTACTCTTCAATTTCTCACATGGGCTTTGTTCTGATTGGTATTGCCTCTTTCACCGATTTGGGTTTAAGTGGGGCAGTTTTACAAATGGTTTCTCACGGCTTAATTGGGGCAAGTTTGTTCTTTTTAGTCGGTGCAACTTACGACCGTACACACACCTTAATGTTAGATGAAATGGGTGGTGTCGGTAAAAGAATGCGGAAGATTTTCGCTATGTTTACAACTTGTTCAATGGCATCTTTAGCATTGCCAGGAATGAGTGGTTTTGTAGCGGAATTAATGGTATTTGTTGGCTTTGCTACTAGCGATGCTTATAACCCGACATTCAAAGTAATTGTCATTTTCTTGATGGCGGTTGGTGTGATTTTAACGCCAATTTATCTACTTTCAATGTTGAGAGAAATTTTCTACGGACAAGAAAACGAAGAGTTAGTTTCTCACCAAGCTTTGATAGATGCTGAACCTCGTGAAGTCTTTATCATTGCTTGTTTGTTAATTCCCATTATTGGGATTGGTTTTTATCCCAAGTTGCTAACACAAATGTACGACGCTACAACTGTACAATTGACGGCAAGATTGCGTGATTCTGTACCAACTTTAACGGCTGAGAAAGCGGTGGGAACTGTTTCTTTGAGTGCGCCAATAATTGGTAATTAA
- a CDS encoding DUF29 domain-containing protein has protein sequence MTVTYQTDFNMWLEETAKLLLENRWQEIDKEHLIEEISDLVKSEKRAISSQLIRLLLHLLKWQYQPQRRSDSWLDSITDARTQIELTIKDSPSLKNYPQEQLTESYEKARRQATKQTGLIISTFPEECLYELELVLDEDWLPE, from the coding sequence ATGACTGTGACTTATCAGACAGATTTCAATATGTGGCTGGAAGAAACTGCAAAACTATTACTAGAAAATCGTTGGCAAGAAATAGACAAAGAACATTTAATTGAGGAGATTTCCGACTTGGTTAAAAGTGAAAAAAGAGCTATTTCTAGTCAATTAATTCGCTTACTTTTACACTTGCTAAAATGGCAATATCAACCTCAACGACGTTCCGATAGTTGGTTAGATTCTATCACAGATGCACGCACTCAAATTGAATTAACTATAAAAGATAGTCCTAGTCTCAAAAATTATCCTCAAGAACAATTAACAGAAAGCTATGAAAAAGCACGTCGTCAAGCAACAAAACAAACGGGATTGATAATTTCTACATTTCCCGAAGAATGTCTTTATGAATTAGAGTTAGTTTTAGATGAAGACTGGCTACCAGAATAA
- a CDS encoding type II toxin-antitoxin system HigA family antitoxin, translating to MSLKPIKTESDYQQALKEIEQIFDAEPHTPEYKKLDILTTLVEVYEQQKYPIDPPSPIAAILYYLESRNQGISTFIENLKHHGVSEEIINIALNEMIH from the coding sequence ATGTCTTTAAAACCCATTAAAACAGAATCAGATTATCAACAGGCATTAAAAGAAATCGAACAAATTTTTGATGCTGAACCTCATACACCAGAATATAAAAAATTAGATATTTTAACGACTTTAGTAGAAGTCTATGAACAACAAAAATATCCTATTGATCCTCCATCTCCTATCGCAGCCATATTATATTATTTAGAAAGTCGTAATCAAGGAATTTCTACTTTTATTGAAAATTTGAAACATCATGGAGTTAGTGAAGAAATAATTAATATAGCTTTAAATGAAATGATTCACTGA
- a CDS encoding DUF5615 family PIN-like protein produces the protein MKLLFDHNLSPRLVDKLAAIYPNSQHVFLLGLDQADDRILWEFAKQNKFIIVTRDADFNELSILRGYPPKVIWIRRGNCSTNQIEEILQSHLEDIQAFAENSDLGVLTLY, from the coding sequence ATGAAGTTATTATTTGACCATAATCTATCACCCCGGTTAGTAGATAAACTCGCTGCTATTTACCCCAACTCTCAGCACGTTTTTCTCTTAGGTTTAGATCAAGCTGATGATAGAATTTTGTGGGAATTTGCAAAACAAAATAAATTTATAATTGTTACCAGAGATGCTGATTTTAATGAATTAAGTATACTGCGTGGATATCCGCCGAAAGTGATTTGGATTAGACGTGGTAATTGTTCAACTAACCAGATTGAAGAGATTTTGCAATCACATTTAGAGGACATCCAAGCCTTTGCAGAAAATTCAGATTTAGGAGTTTTGACACTATATTAA
- a CDS encoding DUF433 domain-containing protein, producing MQYQNIITIEPGKRGGKPCIRGMRITVYDVLSYLASGMTYEEILNDFPYLTQEDILACLSYAADRERQMLMVQA from the coding sequence ATGCAATATCAAAATATTATCACCATTGAACCAGGAAAACGAGGAGGTAAACCTTGTATTCGTGGGATGCGAATTACTGTATATGATGTTTTATCATATCTTGCTTCTGGGATGACTTATGAGGAAATACTGAATGATTTTCCTTATTTAACACAAGAAGATATTTTAGCTTGTCTTAGCTATGCGGCTGATAGAGAAAGACAAATGTTAATGGTGCAAGCATGA
- a CDS encoding HEPN domain-containing protein has product MRKYSENYKILKNQIQESLNFVLLSCHAVPALNAYIKAVELGNGKPPNIPHPDYFQQIADHDRLKEIMPNYKKSLGKFLYLTAFSYFEVYIKSVIEEFFKINGGVENYLSYVKLKRDNQINRQNYRNDLVAQLRDSNSKKKGKVLKYKKAINELIQQGYMFPSQLLSVYGLNELKKELDNIKYMKSKEIPRILNDVFGLEMTEQEKENFQEITDIRNKIAHGEIKEIDLSKAIKMNNFFRELALKIDKHLITNFFIIEDVDIL; this is encoded by the coding sequence ATGAGAAAGTATTCAGAAAACTACAAAATTCTGAAAAATCAAATACAAGAGTCTCTTAATTTTGTACTTTTGTCTTGTCATGCTGTACCTGCTCTTAATGCTTACATAAAAGCTGTTGAACTTGGTAACGGTAAACCCCCTAACATTCCTCATCCTGATTATTTTCAGCAAATTGCAGACCATGATAGATTAAAAGAAATTATGCCTAATTATAAAAAAAGTTTGGGCAAGTTCTTATATCTTACGGCATTTAGTTATTTTGAGGTCTATATTAAGTCAGTGATTGAGGAATTTTTTAAAATTAATGGTGGTGTGGAAAATTATTTAAGCTATGTAAAGCTAAAGCGAGATAATCAAATAAATCGACAAAATTACCGAAATGATTTAGTTGCTCAATTGAGAGATTCAAATTCAAAAAAGAAGGGAAAAGTATTAAAATATAAAAAAGCTATAAATGAATTGATACAACAAGGCTATATGTTTCCGTCACAATTATTATCTGTTTATGGATTAAATGAACTAAAAAAGGAGTTGGATAATATTAAGTATATGAAATCCAAAGAAATTCCTCGTATTTTAAATGATGTCTTTGGATTAGAAATGACAGAACAAGAAAAGGAAAATTTTCAGGAAATAACAGATATTCGCAATAAAATAGCTCATGGTGAAATAAAAGAAATTGACTTATCAAAAGCTATTAAAATGAATAATTTTTTTAGAGAATTGGCATTGAAAATTGATAAGCATTTAATCACAAATTTTTTTATTATAGAAGATGTTGATATATTATAA
- a CDS encoding Uma2 family endonuclease: protein MVTQPLPLNTSEVIYPDSDGQPMANNTEQFRWILVIQQNLDWLFADNPDVFVAGDLFWYPIEGKNYIVNAPDVMVVFGRPKGKRGSYLQWQENNIAPHVVFEILSPSNSQTEMERKLIFYERYGVEEYYIYNPQNNQLRGWLRTEDGLDVISEMENWVSPRLGIKFDLSGEELQIYHPDGNKFSSYLEISQLLEQAETALAAERRKTQLLAEKLKALGVNPDELE, encoded by the coding sequence ATGGTTACTCAACCTCTACCCCTAAATACATCAGAGGTCATCTACCCAGACAGTGATGGACAACCAATGGCTAATAATACAGAACAGTTTCGTTGGATATTAGTTATTCAACAAAATTTAGATTGGTTATTTGCAGATAACCCTGATGTTTTTGTAGCTGGTGATTTATTTTGGTATCCCATTGAAGGAAAAAATTATATAGTCAATGCACCAGATGTTATGGTTGTGTTTGGACGACCAAAAGGTAAACGCGGTTCTTATTTACAATGGCAAGAAAATAATATTGCACCCCACGTAGTTTTTGAAATTCTTTCTCCTAGTAATTCGCAAACCGAAATGGAGAGAAAATTGATATTTTATGAAAGATATGGAGTAGAAGAATATTATATTTATAATCCTCAAAATAATCAGTTGAGAGGATGGTTAAGAACGGAAGATGGTTTAGATGTCATTTCAGAAATGGAAAATTGGGTTAGTCCCAGGTTAGGAATTAAGTTTGATTTATCAGGGGAAGAATTACAAATTTATCATCCTGATGGGAATAAGTTTTCTTCATATCTAGAAATTTCTCAACTTTTGGAACAAGCAGAAACAGCTTTAGCCGCAGAAAGGAGAAAAACGCAACTTTTAGCTGAAAAATTAAAGGCTTTAGGTGTGAATCCTGATGAATTAGAGTGA
- a CDS encoding LapA family protein yields MKSFVNLLISIVIAVWVIAIALISVQNATPVSLRFLIFQSIQIPFGLVLAFCVAVGLIGVAILQPFWELGASKSSVDEEAEFFLDDEDF; encoded by the coding sequence ATGAAAAGTTTTGTGAATTTACTAATATCTATAGTTATAGCTGTTTGGGTAATTGCGATCGCACTGATTTCTGTGCAGAATGCTACGCCTGTATCTTTACGGTTTTTGATTTTTCAATCTATTCAAATTCCTTTTGGGTTGGTGTTGGCTTTTTGTGTGGCTGTGGGTTTAATTGGTGTAGCGATTTTACAGCCTTTTTGGGAGTTGGGTGCGTCGAAGTCTAGCGTTGATGAGGAGGCGGAGTTTTTTCTGGATGATGAGGATTTTTAG